One genomic region from Nilaparvata lugens isolate BPH chromosome 3, ASM1435652v1, whole genome shotgun sequence encodes:
- the LOC120350281 gene encoding uncharacterized protein LOC120350281 translates to MSCKICFKSVRSGHNFDKVACGVCSGLVHTTCAGLDANDVKYMTDNNQIWRCRECNLERRKSMSSEAPVTTVSVSSLSDVISLLRKIETDLGNSLEACHAEIKELKEKQETRNEKFETCLNTIETLTRRVVSLEKENIQLKERVEDLEQYSRVNMVEIRGLPQQTNENLTSMVCSISGALGCQITEDSIDTCHRIGRAGPEGPAPVVVKFVRRTDKNALLQKRRVKRDFSSRHIGGNTDQPIYINECLSPSRRKLFSLARSAHKEHRFRFLWVRDCKILIRKKEGSPVIELKSVEQLENLIAQSPLPIINADKSTESTSND, encoded by the coding sequence ATGTCGTGTAAAATCTGTTTTAAGTCGGTGCGAAGCGGTCATAACTTTGATAAGGTTGCTTGTGGCGTGTGTTCGGGACTAGTGCATACAACCTGCGCTGGACTTGATGCTAATGACGTTAAATATATGACGGACAATAACCAAATTTGGCGCTGTAGGGAGTGTAACTTGGAGCGACGAAAAAGTATGTCGAGTGAGGCGCCGGTGACAACCGTTTCAGTGTCGTCATTATCCGATGTAATCTCATTACTCAGAAAAATAGAGACTGATTTGGGAAATTCACTGGAGGCGTGTCATGCGGAGATTAAGGAGCTGAAGGAAAAACAGGAGACTCGTAACGAGAAATTTGAAACCTGTCTTAACACTATCGAGACTTTAACTAGGAGAGTCGTGAGTTTAGAAAAGGAGAACATTCAATTGAAGGAGCGTGTAGAAGATTTGGAACAGTATTCCAGAGTTAATATGGTCGAGATACGGGGCCTGCCTCAGCAAACTAACGAAAACCTCACCTCGATGGTTTGTAGCATATCTGGTGCTCTCGGCTGTCAGATCACGGAGGATTCCATCGACACATGTCACCGAATAGGTCGTGCTGGACCAGAGGGGCCGGCTCCAGTTGTCGTCAAATTCGTCAGGAGAACCGACAAAAACGCGCTGCTTCAAAAGAGGAGAGTTAAGCGTGACTTTTCAAGCAGACACATCGGCGGTAACACGGATCAACCGATCTACATCAATGAATGTCTATCACCATCAAGGAGGAAACTTTTCTCATTGGCCAGATCTGCACATAAAGAGCATCGATTTCGATTCCTGTGGGTGAGAGACTGTAaaattttaataagaaaaaaggAAGGTAGCCCAGTGATTGAACTCAAGTCAGTCGAACAACTAGAAAACTTGATAGCTCAAAGCCCATTGCCAATAATCAATGCTGATAAAAGTACTGAAAGCACCTCGAATGATTAA